One Orcinus orca chromosome 8, mOrcOrc1.1, whole genome shotgun sequence genomic window, GCGACGACTGGCTCTTGACCCCGTTCAGGCCTCGGTGAAGGTGAGGACCAGAGCCGCCGCGGCGGCTGAGTGGTGCGCTCTGAAATGGCCGCTGCCGTGAGCTTCGTAAAATGGCGGCCGCAGGCTCAGCTGGGGACCGCGGCGCTGCTCCGCAGCCCAGCCGCAGCCGAGACCCTTCTCTCCATCACTGAtggagatgaaggagaaagatagCGGCGGGTGCTGAGACGTTTTCCTGTGGTTGTTAGCTGAGGCGACCGCCCGGGGACGCGAGAGCAGTTCCGTAGGCGAGGGTGGACGCCCACAGGAAGCCAGCCCCCCAGCTGTGGTGGGCAGCGCGCTCCTGTGACAAGGAGCAGACAAGGGATAGGTGGCCGGGCCGCCCATCGAGGTGACCGTTGAAAAAAGCACTTAGGTGCTGGACGGAGTGTCTGTGCCCACCTCCTGCCTCGGCTTATGAATGGACTGCACTCCTACCCAGCCCTCCTGCCCCACGGGTATTGTTCAGAGCAGGAACCGCCTTAGGGTGGGGGTTGAATGGAGGGTGCTACCTGTCACCTTAGCCGAAGAGACAAAAGATGAGGTTTCCCCCCGCCCCTTTTCAGGGAGTCGAATAGAAGCTTTAGGGAGTCCAGTCTCTTTGTCCTCGAGAGATTCGGGGAAGCACCTCTAAAAAGGTGGAACTGAGGCCCTCCGAACAAAGCGTTTTCACTCCGTCGTGTCCGTCTCTGGTAGCAGGGGAGAGGAATCCTAAATTTTGAGGTCACCCAGCGTTTCCATGAAGTTCTCGGCAGCTAAAGCGCATTCAGGACTGTGAAAGGACGGTCTACTCTTTCGCTCCCAGGAATGAAGATGTAGGGCTTTCTCCTGCTGCCAGTTTGAGACCCTCGACTTTCTGGCAGTTGTAACCCATTGTAATTCATTTCTCTCTGCACCATCCAACTCCTGGTAACGGATTTTTTAGTGCTTGAGAGATTAAGAGTATTCAGGGACACACAAGCAGTgactaggcacgtgggctctgcaGTCGAACTTTCTGGGTTCCGTTCTGAGTTCTTCACAGATGTGTTAACTTAGCAGGTGACTTAGCCTCTCTGTATCTATTTGTTCATCCCTAAAGGGGGGTTATTAATAATAGTCCCAGACTCTCAcgtttgttttgaggattaagtgaCCTAATCTAGGAAGGATTTAGCAGttactggcacatagtaaacagtGATCACTCAGTAAACATCAGTAAGTTAAGGAGCTTGGTTATTGAGACAAGAGTGGTTGTAACAAAAAGGCATAGTTCATGTAACCCTTCcatgtataattccattttagaTTACTTTCAGTGCTTAGTTTTAGAGACACTAAGGTGCGGCTGTACTTTTAAAAGTTAGGTTTCGCTTCTgagagtttttaatgtttttctttgaagTCAGTGGATGGGGGAGCgttacaaaataatgaaattaccaGGGTATTAAACAGGacgaaaatattaacatttttactaTGTTAGGCATCTTCTGTTTCAGTCTAAGATCTGCATTGCAGTGAAGAATCATTTGCACTGCCTGGCTCTAAAATAAATTGTAAAGAATGGTCATCTTAGAGGTGTATAGTTTGTTCTCCTTTTGTagtgtctaattttattttttctcattctaggCTTTTGGTTACTCCCCTTCCACCCTATcccttaatttcatttcttttgaagcGTCTGCGTTTCAAGTTGCCAAGGTGGAGAGAGTGATTGCAGAAGGGAGTGCTCCTCATTTCAGGTATCTTACCCTCTAGCTGTTACTGAGAAAACCATTTTAATTCAGGATCTGATACGAGAATCCAAAGCTTACTCTGAGCCAAATCATAAAGTTTAACTCAAACTTTAAATCAAACTAGCTATATTTAGGTAGACACTAAATTTGAATGCCTTAACTTATAAGGCTGGTATTCATCAGAGGTCCTAAAATTTGCATTACCCTTCCAtttaattatgcttttaaaaaactattatatGAGGAATAAACCTATTTAAATGAGAGTTTTCTTTAGGTCTTCGTTAAGCCTTCACCTAGAGTAATGGGATGGAGAGTAATCAGTAAAATATATGCATTATTTTGAATGAATCTTATTTtggataatataaatatttatgtaatttaagTCCAGAGAAATAGTAGCTAACTTTTggtttacagtttatttttcaaTGTTAACACACAGTGTTTAGATACACCAGAATTCTGTGTCTTGCAAAACTTTGAACTGTTTGTGTTTTTGACATAGCTTATCAGAATAATTACTAGCCCTGAAAGGAGCCTTAAGATGTATGACGGTGTCAACAGTGAATGTATCTAATGGCAGTAGGCATCAGAAAGCTAGAAGAGATTCCAAGATACTGTATATCATGAAAGGGGATGATAAATTATGGCCCCACGctgtctgtttttataaatagagatttattggaacacaacttGCCCATTCTTTAACGTTTTGTCTATGGCTGCTGCCATGCTACAACTACAAAGCTGAGTAGTTGGCAGCAGAGACCATACGGCCCATCAGGTAAAAAACATTTACCGTATGGCACTTTACAGGAGAAGTTTGCCAACCCTGCCATGGGACCTCAAGGTCCCTtccttaaaaatgcatttatcAACTCATTATTTCTTAGTCCAATGGTTCCCATACTGTGTTTTATAGAAGATTAATGTTATCTTAAGTTAATAAGCGTTGTGAGAAAAAGATCAATGCTAACAATAGTTTCttcttttagaatttatttttaaatgtaagtttAAGACTACTAAACTCATTtctatagcttttatttttatgtgataaTCTACCTTTAAGAAAAGGTGTGCCATACCTGAGAGCACCAGGAAGTCGAATGAGAGATCACCTGATACACGAACGTGTGATGTTCCATCTGCGCGTTGATGCATAGGCAGCACTTACAAATTAACTGATGTGTTGCTATATATCATCTCTTTGATGGTTGCTCATCTTCTGTGTATCCTGTCTTATAATTTCAACACATTTGTGATACTCAATGTTTATTCTAAATTAACCATGTTTTGTACCACAAATTCATTGCCTATGGATCTGTTGCTGAAACAAGGAAGTCTTAAACAAGAAGTAGAATCTTTTTGTTATCAAATTGTGTCTGAATCAAATGATCAAAAGGTTGGAATATTACAGAGTGAAGATGAGCAGTTGCAGCCTGCAGTTTCTAAAAATTCAGAAGGTGAGCTTTCCAGGGTCAAATTTATGTCCAATTCCAACAAAATAACAACATTTAGtaagaaaccaaaaagaagaaaatatgatgaAAGTTATTTGTCTTTTGGATTTACTTACTTTGGAAATAGAGATGCACCTCATGCCCAGTGTGTATTATGTAAGAAAATTTTATCAAATAGCTCTTTGGCCCCTAGTAAGCTTCGAAGACATTTGGAAACTAAACATGCTGCATACAAAGACAAAGACATAAGCTTTTTCAAGCAACATCTTGATTCACCTGAAAATAATAAACCCCCAGCACCTAAAATTGTCAATACAGATAATGAAAGTGCTACAGAAGCATCATACAATGTAAGTTACCATATAGCCCTGAGTGGAGAGGCTCATACTATTGGAGAATTGCTTATCAAGCCTTGTGCAAAAGATGTGGTGATGCGGATGTTTGACGAACAGTATAGTAAAAAAATAGATGCAGTACAACTATCAAACAGTACTGTTGCACGTCGAATTAAGGATCTAGCTGCTGACATTGAAGAAGAGCTTGTTTGTAGACTGAAAATTTGTGATGGGTTTTCACTGCAACTAGATGAATCAGCTGATGTTTCAGGACTTGCTGTGCTGCTTGTGTTTGTTCGTTACAGGTTTAATAAGTCTATTGAGGAAGACCTACTCTTATGTGAGTCTTTGCAGAGTAATGCCACTGGTGAAGAAATTTTCAACTGCATTAACAGTTTTATGCAGAAACATGAAATTGAATGGGAAAAATGTGTTGATGTTTGTAGTGATGCTTCCAGGGCAATGGACGGGAAAATTGCTGAGGCTGTCACCTTGATAAAATATGTGGCTCCCGAAAGCTCCAGTAGTCACTGCCTGTTATATAGACATGCACTAGCAGTTAAAACAATGCCTGCATCTCTGAAAAATGTGCTAGATCAGGCCGTACAAATCATCAATTATATTAAAGCTCGACCACATCAATCCAGACTACTAAAAATTTTGTGTGAAGAAATGggtgcccagcacacagcccTTCTTCTAAATACAGAGGTGAGGTGGCTTTCCCGAGGTAAAGTTCTTGTAAGACTTTTTGAGCTTCGTCGTGAACTATTGGTTTTCATGGATTCTGCTTTTCGACTGTCTGATTGTTTAACAAATTCATCTTGGCTGCTAAGACTTGCATATCTTGCAGATATTTTTACTAAATTAAATGAGGTTAATCTGTCAATGCAAGGAAAAAATGTGACAGTGTTCACAGTATTTGATAAAATGTCATCATtgttaagaaaattggaattttgGGCCTCATCTGTTGAAGAAGAAAACTTTGATTGTTTTCCTACACTCAGTGACTTTTTGACTGAAATTAATTCTACAGTTGATAAAGATATTTGCAGTGCCATAGTGCACCACCTAAGGGGTTTGCGCTCTactctgttaaaatattttcctgtaacAAATGACAATAATGCTTGGGTTAGAAATCCATTTACAGTAACTGTTAAACCAGCCTCATTAGTAGCACGGGACTACGAGAGCCTGATTGATTTAACATCTGATTCTCAAGTGAAACAAAATTTCAGTGAACTTTCACTAAATGATTTTTGGAGTAGCCTAATTCAAGAGTACCCAAGTGTTGCAAGGCGTGCAGTTCGTGTACTTCTTCCTTTTGCTACAATGCACCTGTGTGAGACAGGATTTTCATATTATGCTGCAACAAAAACGAAATACAGGAAAAGACTCGATGCTGCACCTCACATGCGGATCCGACTTAGCAACATTACACCTAATATTAAGCGGATATGTGacaaaaagacacaaaaacacTGTTCTCATTAAAATTGGAGGGTTTTGCATGCCTCTTGATAACCAAatataagatgaaaataaaagatgatttACTTCACTGATGATATcttggggttttaaaaaaatgattcaaattttTTATACCTCTTAGATTTTAAGAAAGGTAAAGAATCAAAAATTTAAACCTGTACTACTGTTGGTATTTCTTCTTCACGTAATTTCAAAGGGTTCCATGGTCATGACTGTGGGAAATATTGATTCACAAGGAAAGGTCCCAGTTTCCTAGCATGATGTATCTTTTTAGGAGCTAATCGCTACCAATGTTTCTAAGCATGCCACCCTGTAACCCTCCAATCACAGGGACCTTCTTGCCTAAACATATCACTGTATTATGCTTTCAGGTCTCAAAAAACCATTCCTTCTCCTTGCTTCCTGACAGACTCCTATTTGCTTTTCAACCCTTTGACTTAATTTATCTTCAGTACTTTCATTCTCTAAATCTTTCTATTTGGCCCTATTTTTTGTGTATGTCTCAGCTGTGAACTGCTTGGTGGTCTCATAATTTCCAGTGTTATTGGACTGAGCTGTTATATGATCTTATCCAGCTCTATGTCTCCATtatctggcagaagaccttactAAAGTAGAtgctaaataaaggaaaaaatgttgGTGAAGGTGAACCAACGAAAAATGGAAGAGGGCATGGTAGCTTATATTTGTATGCTATCGTGTATAGAATGCTACTCTTTGTGGTTTGGGCTCAGTCATTCCATTACCTAGAATTTAGTGTGGCCATTAAGGAGAAGTTACTGGGGAATGTCAGAGCTTTGATTCGAGCTGAActggtggggaggtggagggagtgtgaagaatattttcagattttctttgtttctcaatTTGTGTATAGATTATTGCCGATTCAATATACTATAGTCTAAATTAACGAGGCTTTACTGTACTTGAAGATGATTGGACTTGAAACCGCTATCAGTGTATTCTTAGAATACTAtgaaagatttccttttttttttttaagatgttgagggtaggagtttattaattaattaatttttgctgggttgggtcttcgtttctgtgtgagggctttctctagttgtggcaagcgggggccactcttcatcgcggcgcgtgggcctctcactatcgcggcctctcttgttgcggagcacaggctccagatgcgcaggctcagtagttgtggctcaccagcccagttgctccgcggcatgtgggatcctcccagaccagggctcgaatccgtgtcccctgcattagcaggcagattctcaaccactgcgccaccagggaagcccactatgaAAGATTTCTCACTGACATTCCTGCCTCTAGTCTCCTCTTCCATGTCACATCACCCAACACAGTTCACCAACTCAGGgttaaatgttttttgtgttATTTCTATAGTCAAGACCTACCATATAACTACTAGatagccattatttatttaatctcaCTTATTCAAACCCACTCCCCATTTTGGGGAAGAGGAGAACCTCCCCTCCCTAAGGTAGAATGTGATAGAATGATTAAGCTTAGGTACCTGCTCCACTActtaattagctttttttttttctttttttggcgaTGCcgagcagcttgtgggattttagttccccgacgacCAGgtgttgaacccaggccctcggcagtgagtgCTCGGAGTCCtaacgactggaccaccagggaattccctaactaGCTCTTTAACTTTGGTCAATTTGAGCCTTTCTGAACCTAttatctcatttgtaaaattgtaATTATGCCTTCTTTAAAGAGTTATTAAGATAAAATGACTATGTATATAAATCTAACAGTGGGTAATCAGGAATAGATAAGTGACTTACATTAGTTCCTTGCCATATC contains:
- the ZBED5 gene encoding zinc finger BED domain-containing protein 5 — translated: MVAHLLCILSYNFNTFVILNVYSKLTMFCTTNSLPMDLLLKQGSLKQEVESFCYQIVSESNDQKVGILQSEDEQLQPAVSKNSEGELSRVKFMSNSNKITTFSKKPKRRKYDESYLSFGFTYFGNRDAPHAQCVLCKKILSNSSLAPSKLRRHLETKHAAYKDKDISFFKQHLDSPENNKPPAPKIVNTDNESATEASYNVSYHIALSGEAHTIGELLIKPCAKDVVMRMFDEQYSKKIDAVQLSNSTVARRIKDLAADIEEELVCRLKICDGFSLQLDESADVSGLAVLLVFVRYRFNKSIEEDLLLCESLQSNATGEEIFNCINSFMQKHEIEWEKCVDVCSDASRAMDGKIAEAVTLIKYVAPESSSSHCLLYRHALAVKTMPASLKNVLDQAVQIINYIKARPHQSRLLKILCEEMGAQHTALLLNTEVRWLSRGKVLVRLFELRRELLVFMDSAFRLSDCLTNSSWLLRLAYLADIFTKLNEVNLSMQGKNVTVFTVFDKMSSLLRKLEFWASSVEEENFDCFPTLSDFLTEINSTVDKDICSAIVHHLRGLRSTLLKYFPVTNDNNAWVRNPFTVTVKPASLVARDYESLIDLTSDSQVKQNFSELSLNDFWSSLIQEYPSVARRAVRVLLPFATMHLCETGFSYYAATKTKYRKRLDAAPHMRIRLSNITPNIKRICDKKTQKHCSH